The Sesamum indicum cultivar Zhongzhi No. 13 linkage group LG1, S_indicum_v1.0, whole genome shotgun sequence genome includes a window with the following:
- the LOC105168014 gene encoding PRA1 family protein F2-like: MANNESKNWTLSFSFPFNIPSSPESAAVRIIRNLGKLSLYYAIFVWTVLFITLIPKRKDSVVCLVITTEITFLYFLLLRSFPDSLLLHKIIDKRFVLFLLFVITAVLLILTHAAVHFFMVLAATLPIVLLHAVLSRVEDVIVHEQAGEMARLVQERLADAARPESLV, from the coding sequence atggcaAACAATGAATCCAAGAACTGGACTTTAAGCTTTTCATTCCCCTTCAATATCCCATCCTCTCCAGAATCAGCAGCAGTTAGGATAATCAGAAACCTGGGAAAGTTGAGTCTGTACTATGCAATATTTGTATGGACAGTTCTGTTCATCACCCTCATCCCAAAACGCAAAGACTCAGTCGTATGTTTGGTCATTACGACAGAGATTACATTTCTCTACTTTCTTCTGCTGCGTTCCTTTCCTGATTCTCTCCTTCTTCACAAGATAATCGACAAACGGTTTGTGTTGTTCCTTCTGTTTGTCATCACAGCCGTCCTGTTGATCCTGACACACGCTGCAGTTCATTTCTTCATGGTTCTTGCTGCGACTTTGCCCATCGTGCTGCTTCATGCTGTGCTGAGCAGAGTAGAGGATGTGATTGTGCATGAGCAGGCCGGAGAGATGGCTCGCCTCGTGCAAGAAAGACTTGCCGATGCTGCCCGGCCTGAGAGCTTGGTCTGA
- the LOC105167651 gene encoding uncharacterized protein LOC105167651 isoform X1 produces MAIVSGLAFSGIRSLAIGAGYPKLPFENHNHDAHTFSKFQRGTASVLGKYPKVQIPYSHLRYQGRTHILSAGRNHHLNYNDDSHSEPFWLNLIREAIWTTRSLLLFLVEQPSQLKYIEWPSFQSTLKTATLTLVLVALLIVALSSVDSALSYLLGLILRRKA; encoded by the exons ATGGCGATTGTTTCAGGGTTGGCTTTCTCAG GTATAAGAAGCCTGGCAATTGGTGCTGGTTACCCTAAGCTGCCATTCGAGAATCATAATCATGATGCACACACATTTAGTAAATTCCAAAGAGGAACTGCATCAGTTTTGGGAAAG TATCCAAAAGTCCAGATCCCTTATTCGCATCTTCGATATCAGGGCAGAACACATATTTTATCTGCAGGAAGAAACCATCATCTGAACTACAATGATGATTCGCATTCAGAACCTTTTTGGTTAAACCTGATTAGAGAGGCTATCTG GACAACTCGAAgtttacttctatttttagTTGAACAGCCCAGCCAGCTGAAGTATATTGAGTGGCCAAGCTTCCAGAGCACG CTGAAGACAGCTACTCTGACTCTTGTTCTTGTTGCATTGCTTATCGTTGCGCTGTCCTCAGTTGATTCAGCCTTGTCTTATCTGCTGGGTTTGATTTTGAGGAGAAAGGCATGA
- the LOC105167651 gene encoding uncharacterized protein LOC105167651 isoform X2: MAIVSGLAFSGIRSLAIGAGYPKLPFENHNHDAHTFSKFQRGTASVLGKYPKVQIPYSHLRYQGRTHILSAGRNHHLNYNDDSHSEPFWLNLIREAIWTTRSLLLFLVEQPSQLKYIEWPSFQSTT; this comes from the exons ATGGCGATTGTTTCAGGGTTGGCTTTCTCAG GTATAAGAAGCCTGGCAATTGGTGCTGGTTACCCTAAGCTGCCATTCGAGAATCATAATCATGATGCACACACATTTAGTAAATTCCAAAGAGGAACTGCATCAGTTTTGGGAAAG TATCCAAAAGTCCAGATCCCTTATTCGCATCTTCGATATCAGGGCAGAACACATATTTTATCTGCAGGAAGAAACCATCATCTGAACTACAATGATGATTCGCATTCAGAACCTTTTTGGTTAAACCTGATTAGAGAGGCTATCTG GACAACTCGAAgtttacttctatttttagTTGAACAGCCCAGCCAGCTGAAGTATATTGAGTGGCCAAGCTTCCAGAGCACG ACATGA
- the LOC105167660 gene encoding thioredoxin-like protein CITRX1, chloroplastic, with product MQAAIFSFSAPPPLLPPNFSPISLKTHQPNTLFFTSTISNRPSILSTHTLPRKLICKPPAGKYLSDDYLVKKISSKEVQELVKGERNVPLIIDFYATWCGPCILMAQELEMLAVEYENNAIIVKVDTDDEYEFARDMQVRGLPTLYFISPDPNKDAIRTEGLIPIQMMRDILDNEM from the exons ATGCAAGCTGCAATCTTTTCATTCAGTGCTCCACCTCCGCTTCTGCCTCCCAATTTCTCTCCTATTTCCTTGAAAACCCACCAACCCAACACTCTCTTCTTCACCTCTACCATTAGCAACCGACCCTCTATCCTCTCAACTCATACGCTCCCAAGAAAGCTTATTTGCAAACCCCCTGCGGGAAAGTATCTCAGTGATGACTATCTTGTG AAAAAGATATCTTCAAAGGAAGTTCAAGAATTGGTGAAGGGAGAGAGGAATGTACCACTGATCATTGATTTCTATGCCACATGGTGTGGCCCTTGCATTTTGATGGCCCAAGAACTTGAAATG CTTGCGGTTGAGTATGAAAACAATGCAATAATCGTGAAGGTTGATACTGATGACGAATATGAATTTGCACGTGATATGCAG GTTCGAGGATTGCCCACATTGTATTTCATCAGTCCTGACCCAAATAAAGATGCTATTAGGACGGAAGGGCTCATCCCGATACAAATGATGCGGGATATACTCGACAATGAAATGTGA
- the LOC105167670 gene encoding 40S ribosomal protein S30, with product MGKVHGSLARAGKVRGQTPKVAKQDKKKKPRGRAHKRMQYNRRFVTAVVGFGKKRGPNSSEK from the exons ATGG GTAAGGTACACGGTTCATTAGCTCGTGCTGGAAAGGTGAGAGGACAGACGCCCAAGGTGGCGAAGCaggacaagaagaagaagcccCGCGGCCGTGCCCACAAGCGTATGCAGTACAACCGCCGTTTCGTCACTGCCG TTGTTGGCTTTGGGAAGAAGAGGGGACCAAACTCATCTGAGAAGTAG
- the LOC105167679 gene encoding sphingoid long-chain bases kinase 1-like — protein sequence MQKSRNISKNSSLRQATQQSLRRLGLCSQITTGQQTSPVIFPEKRNSRGKPETHGDISVTNDDLKKAKVEEHRIDIGDEQCDLLGYEVFSGKLSLDKRKSSKHSEVQTSENMNFEMVDAKLTSKALIWGSEMLRLDDVVSLSYCVGLRHFTVHAYPLRKSSCGLFVKSGRSQKDFRFFASTSEDALQWVNTFADQECYINSLPHPMASKKQCSDSIFNEFPPESYIRCKSPPKVLVILNPRSGHGRSSKVFQELVEPIFKLAGFELEVVKTTSAGHARKLAASVDFSTCPDGIICVGGDGIINEVLNGLLSRDNQREATTVPIGIIPAGSDNSLVWTVLGVRDPVSAALAIVKGGLTAIDVFAVKWIHAGAVHFGTTVTYFGFVSDVLELSGKYQKRFGPLRYFVAGFLKFFCLPKYSYEVEYLPSQREERTISADREIIDMSELYTDIMRRSSKEGLPRASSLSSIDSIMTTSQMSGADFDTTCSSTEPSEYVRAIDAKSKRLSASRRDLTAEPEVIHPQLPHSVTPNWPRTRSKSRTDKAWTGPTATKDLIRSSWRNTITNDKEDISSTMSDPGPIWDAEPRWDSEPNWDIENPIELPGPPDDSEAGNRKETVPKSEENWVVTKGRFLGVMVCNHSCKTVQSLSSQVVAPKAEHNDNSLDLLLVHGSGRLRLLRFLLCLQVGTHVSLPYVEYVKVKSVKIKPGKRTHNGCGIDGELFPANGQVVCSLLPRQCRLIGCSPCSNN from the exons ATGCAGAAGAGCCggaatatatcaaaaaatagtTCTTTGAGACAGGCAACCCAACAGTCTCTTCGTCGTCTGGGACTGTGTTCTCAAATAACAACTGGACAGCAAACATCCCCAGTTATTTTTCCAGAAAAACGTAATAGTAGAGGGAAGCCTGAGACACATGGTGACATCAGTGTCACCAATGATGATCTTAAGAAAGCTAAGGTGGAGGAACACAGGATTGATATTGGAGATGAGCAGTGTGACTTACTTGGATATGAAGTGTTTTCGGGCAAACTCTCTTTAGACAAAAGGAAATCTAGTAAGCACTCTGAGGTACAAACTTcagaaaatatgaattttgaaatggttGATGCGAAACTGACAAGCAAGGCATTGATTTGGGGTTCTGAGATGTTGCGTCTAGATGATGTGGTCTCG CTATCCTATTGTGTTGGTCTAAGGCATTTCACTGTGCATGCATATCCATTAAGAAAGAGTTCATGTGGCCTTTTTGTCAAAAGTGGGAGAAGCCAGAAAGACTTCCGCTTTTTTGCATCCACCTCAGAAGATGCGCTTCAATGGGTTAATACATTTGCAGATCAAGAGTGCTATATAAATTCTTTGCCGCATCCCATGGCTTCTAAAAAGCAGTGTTCAgattcaattttcaatgaaTTTCCTCCTGAGTCATACATAAGATGTAAAAGTCCTCCGAAAGTGCTTGTGATTTTAAACCCTCGGTCTGGACATGGTCGTTCAAGCAAAGTTTTCCAGGAATTGGTTGAACCCATATTCAAA CTTGCAGGATTCGAATTGGAGGTTGTCAAAACAACATCTGCTGGTCATGCTAGAAAACTCGCAGCCAGTGTGGACTTCAGTACATGTCCAGATG GTATTATATGCGTTGGAGGTGATGGAATAATAAATGAG GTTTTGAATGGTTTACTTAGTAGAGACAACCAAAGAGAAGCAACTACAGTACCAATTGGGATCATACCTGCTGGTTCTGACAATTCATTAGTCTGGACTGTTCTTGGGGTTAGAGACCCAGTATCTGCAGCACTAGCTATAGTCAAG GGAGGTCTTACTGCCATTGATGTTTTTGCTGTGAAGTGGATCCATGCTGGAGCTGTTCACTTTGGGACGACAGTCACATACTTTGGTTTTGTTAGTGATG TTCTGGAACTTTCTGGAAAATATCAGAAACGATTTGGGCCTCTACGATATTTTGTTGCTGGTTTTCTCAAGTTTTTCTGCTTGCCAAAATACAGTTATGAAGTGGAATATCTTCCATCACAAAGAGAAGAGCGAACAATTTCAGCAGATCGGGAGATTATAGACATGTCAGAGCTCTACACTGACATCATGCGGAGATCAAGCAAGGAAGGCCTTCCTCGGGCCTCCAGCCTTTCAAGTATTGATTCAATAATGACGACAAGTCAAATGTCTGGAGCAGATTTTGATACCACCTGCAGTAGCACAGAACCATCAGAATATGTGCGTGCCATAGATGCAAAGTCAAAACGGCTATCAGCTAGCAGACGGGATTTGACAGCTGAACCAGAAGTTATCCATCCGCAGCTCCCACATTCAGTTACTCCCAACTGGCCCAGGACTCGGTCCAAGTCAAGGACAGATAAAGCATGGACTGGACCAACTGCGACAAAGGATTTGATTAGGTCTTCCTGGAGAAATACAATAACAAATGACAAAGAGGATATCTCATCAACAATGTCAGATCCTGGTCCAATTTGGGATGCTGAACCTAGATGGGACAGTGAGCCGAACTGGGACATAGAAAATCCTATTGAATTGCCTGGCCCGCCAGATGACTCTGAAGCTGGCAATAGAAAGGAAACAGTTCCAAAATCTGAAGAGAATTGGGTAGTCACTAAAGGTCGATTTCTTGGTGTCATGGTATGCAACCATTCATGTAAAACTGTGCAAAGTTTGAGTTCTCAGGTGGTGGCCCCGAAGGCAGAGCACAACGACAACAGCTTGGATTTGTTATTGGTTCATGGAAGTGGACGTTTGAGGCTGTTGAGATTCTTGTTGTGTCTACAAGTGGGTACACACGTTTCTTTGCCATATGTTGAATATGTTAAG GTAAAGTCAGTGAAAATAAAACCTGGAAAGCGCACACATAATGGGTGTGGCATTGACGGTGAACTATTCCCTGCAAATGGGCAGGTGGTCTGTTCATTACTTCCGCGACAGTGCAGGCTGATCGGCTGCTCTCCATGTTCTAACAATTGA
- the LOC105167695 gene encoding vinorine synthase, with protein MDSAGGVHVISKELIKPLTPTPDHLKTVKLSVLDQLTPPVYVPLIFFYEADELKGLASGTDKAQICHHLKQSLSKTLTLFYPLAGKIDPESFTVCCDDTGVEFVEARARARLRDVVRDAKLEEFDKYLPVHRLRGVHVGEGTIFTVQINFFDCGGVAVAACVSHLVADGSSLVDFMNAWAATCRGENSKTAPEFDVLGRYFLARDLSDSNFTPSILMGNAKLVTKRLVFDKEKLAALKQAAATGDVRDPTRVEAVSAFILKHFIETNPLDAKKSLLFGHMVNIRSRASPPLENTFGNGCFTCVAELSHQHRLPAPELHELVSKLRKAIRTIDDEYIRETEREDRYLSDLARVCDLISEGDADAFLFSSWCRFPMYEVDFGWGKPVWACTTALRVNNLTILMSTRDGKGIEAWINLLPDHFHSLESQFKLIGSKNLC; from the coding sequence ATGGACTCAGCAGGTGGTGTGCATGTCATCTCCAAAGAGTTGATCAAGCCATTGACTCCGACTCCCGACCACCTTAAAACCGTCAAACTCTCAGTGCTCGATCAACTAACTCCGCCGGTTTACGTTCCTCTCATCTTCTTCTACGAAGCAGATGAGTTAAAGGGCTTGGCCAGCGGCACTGACAAGGCCCAAATATGTCACCACCTGAAACAATCCCTCTCAAAAACTTTGACTTTGTTCTATCCATTAGCTGGAAAGATCGATCCCGAAAGTTTCACGGTTTGCTGTGATGACACCGGAGTTGAGTTCGTCGAAGCTCGTGCTCGCGCCCGCCTCCGAGACGTCGTGCGCGATGCCAAACTTGAGGAGTTTGACAAATACCTTCCGGTGCATCGTCTCCGGGGCGTACATGTCGGAGAGGGCACCATTTTCACGGTGCAGATCAACTTCTTTGACTGTGGAGGGGTAGCCGTGGCGGCATGCGTGTCGCACCTAGTAGCCGACGGGTCGTCTCTGGTGGATTTCATGAACGCATGGGCAGCTACCTGTCGGGGGGAAAACTCCAAAACTGCTCCAGAATTTGACGTGTTGGGACGCTATTTTCTGGCACGAGACCTGTCTGACTCGAACTTCACGCCGTCCATCCTCATGGGGAACGCGAAGCTTGTGACGAAGAGGTTGGTGTTCGATAAGGAAAAATTGGCAGCCCTTAAACAGGCAGCAGCTACTGGTGACGTGAGGGATCCCACTCGGGTAGAGGCTGTCTCGGCTTTTATACTGAAGCATTTCATCGAAACCAACCCTCTGGACGCCAAGAAGAGCTTACTCTTCGGGCATATGGTGAACATAAGGTCAAGAGCAAGCCCACCTCTTGAGAACACGTTCGGCAACGGATGCTTCACTTGTGTAGCGGAATTGAGCCATCAGCACCGGTTACCTGCTCCGGAGCTGCATGAGCTGGTGAGCAAACTGCGGAAAGCGATAAGAACGATCGACGATGAGTACATAAGAGAAACGGAAAGGGAAGATCGTTATTTGAGCGATCTTGCTAGAGTGTGTGATTTGATTTCGGAGGGAGATGCGGATGCGTTTCTTTTCAGTAGTTGGTGTAGGTTTCCCATGTACGAGGTGGACTTCGGGTGGGGGAAGCCTGTTTGGGCGTGCACCACTGCGTTGCGAGTGAACAATCTTACGATTCTGATGAGTACAAGAGATGGGAAAGGCATTGAAGCATGGATCAACTTGCTTCCGGATCATTTCCATTCACTTGAAAGCCAATTCAAACTCATCGGCAGCAAGAATCTTTGTTAG
- the LOC105167703 gene encoding vinorine synthase-like, translating into MDFAGSVHVISKELIKPSTPTPDHLKTLNLSVLDQLSPPVYISLIFFYEADELKGLASGTDQGEICRHLKQSLSNTLTLFYPLAGKIDPESFTVYCDDGGVEFVEARANARLREVVQDAKLEEFQKYLPVDPLGGIYVGEGTLFMVQINFFDCGGVAVAACVSHLVADGSSLVDFMNAWAATCRGENPKTAPEFGVLRRYFPARDLSDSNISPSLLMGNDKLVTKRIVFDKEKLAALKQAAATGDVRDPTRVEAVSAFVLKHFIENNPLDAKKSLLAGHVVNIRSRASPPLENTFGNGFFTAAAEFSHQHLLHAPEPHELVSKLRRAIRTIDDKYIRETEREDRYLSDLGRLCDLISEGEAEVFLFSSWCRFPMYEVDFGWGKPVWACTTALLVNNLAILMSTRDGNGVEAWINLLPDQVQSLESQFKLIGSTSLG; encoded by the coding sequence ATGGACTTCGCAGGTAGTGTGCATGTCATCTCCAAAGAGCTGATCAAACCATCAACTCCGACTCCTGACCACCTTAAAACCCTCAACCTGTCGGTGCTCGATCAACTATCTCCGCCGGTTTACATTTCTCTGATCTTCTTTTACGAAGCGGATGAGTTAAAGGGTTTGGCCAGCGGCACTGACCAGGGCGAAATATGTCGGCACCTGAAACAGTCCCTCTCAAACACTTTGACTTTGTTCTATCCATTAGCTGGAAAGATCGATCCCGAAAGTTTCACGGTTTACTGTGATGACGGAGGAGTAGAGTTCGTCGAAGCTCGTGCCAACGCCCGCCTCCGAGAAGTCGTGCAGGACGCCAAACTGGAGGAGTTTCAGAAGTACCTTCCGGTGGATCCTCTCGGGGGCATATATGTAGGAGAGGGCACCCTTTTCATGGTGCAGATTAACTTCTTTGACTGTGGAGGGGTTGCTGTGGCGGCATGCGTGTCGCACCTAGTGGCCGACGGGTCGTCTCTGGTGGATTTCATGAACGCATGGGCAGCTACCTGTCGGGGTGAAAACCCGAAAACTGCTCCAGAATTTGGCGTGTTACGACGCTATTTTCCAGCCCGAGACCTGTCTGACTCCAACATCTCACCATCCCTCCTCATGGGGAACGACAAGCTTGTGACCAAGAGAATTGTGTTCGATAAGGAAAAATTGGCAGCCCTTAAACAGGCTGCAGCTACTGGTGACGTGAGGGATCCCACTCGGGTAGAGGCTGTCTCGGCTTTTGTACTGAAGCATTTCATCGAAAACAACCCTCTGGACGCCAAGAAAAGTTTACTCGCCGGGCATGTGGTGAACATAAGGTCAAGAGCAAGCCCACCTCTCGAGAACACGTTCGGCAACGGATTCTTCACTGCTGCAGCAGAATTCAGTCATCAGCACCTGTTGCATGCTCCGGAGCCACATGAGCTGGTGAGCAAACTGAGGAGAGCGATAAGAACGATCGACGATAAGTACATAAGAGAAACGGAGAGGGAAGATCGCTATTTGAGTGATCTTGGTAGATTATGTGATTTGATTTCAGAGGGAGAGGCGGAGGTGTTTCTTTTCAGTAGTTGGTGCAGGTTTCCCATGTACGAGGTGGACTTCGGGTGGGGGAAGCCTGTTTGGGCGTGCACCACTGCGTTGCTAGTGAACAATCTTGCGATTCTGATGAGTACAAGAGATGGGAATGGCGTTGAAGCATGGATCAACTTGCTTCCAGATCAGGTTCAATCACTTGAAAGCCAATTCAAACTCATCGGCAGCACGAGTCTTGGTTAG
- the LOC105168028 gene encoding vinorine synthase-like has protein sequence MERCGSVHVISKELIKPSSSTPHHLRNLKLSLLDQLSPPVYVPVIFFYEADELRSLTSSTDPAQVCRNLKHSLSNTLTSFYPIAGKIDPQNVTVCCDDTGVEFIEARAKARLRDVIREPEVDQFQYLPVELLEGIYIGEGTLLMVQINFFECGGVAIGVCMSHLVADASSLVEFMNAWAATCRGENPKSGPEFGVMAHYFPAQDLSDSNISPSLLMGNDKLVTKRFVFDKEKLAALKQAAATGDGSDVKDPTRVEAVSAFILKYSIDNNLLDAKKSVVAAHMVNIRSRASSSLGNAFGNGCFLCAAELGHDQYPWPLPELLSKLRKAIRTIDDEYIRETEREDRYLSDLGKLCNLVSEGGAEVFLFSSWCRFPMYEVDFGWGKPVWVCTTAFPMNHLVILMSTRDGDGIEAWINLLPDQLQSLENQFKLIGTTTNYPGNEVL, from the coding sequence ATGGAGCGGTGTGGTAGTGTGCATGTAATCTCCAAGGAGCTGATCAAGCCATCATCTTCAACTCCCCACCATCTTAGAAACCTCAAACTATCACTGCTTGATCAGTTATCACCTCCAGTCTATGTTCCTGTCATCTTCTTCTACGAGGCCGACGAGTTGAGAAGCTTGACCAGCAGCACTGACCCTGCTCAAGTATGTCGAAACTTGAAACACTCCCTCTCAAACACTTTAACTTCCTTCTATCCGATAGCCGGAAAGATTGATCCACAAAATGTCACGGTTTGTTGTGATGATACCGGCGTTGAGTTCATTGAAGCTCGTGCCAAAGCCCGCCTTCGGGACGTTATACGGGAACCGGAGGTAGACCAGTTTCAGTACCTGCCGGTGGAGCTTCTTGAGGGCATATACATCGGTGAGGGTACCCTTTTGATGGTGCAAATCAACTTCTTTGAGTGTGGAGGGGTTGCCATTGGAGTATGCATGTCCCACCTAGTAGCCGACGCGTCATCCCTGGTGGAGTTCATGAATGCATGGGCAGCTACCTGCCGGGGAGagaacccaaaatctggtcCAGAATTTGGCGTGATGGCACACTATTTTCCAGCACAAGACCTGTCTGACTCGAACATCTCGCCGTCCCTCCTCATGGGGAACGACAAGCTTGTGACGAAGAGGTTTGTGTTCGATAAGGAGAAATTGGCAGCCCTTAAACAGGCTGCAGCTACTGGCGATGGATCAGATGTGAAGGATCCCACAAGGGTAGAGGCTGTCTCGGCTTTTATACTGAAATATTCCATAGACAACAACCTCCTGGACGCCAAGAAAAGCGTAGTTGCCGCGCACATGGTGAACATAAGGTCAAGAGCAAGCTCATCTCTTGGGAACGCCTTCGGCAATGGATGCTTCCTGTGTGCAGCAGAATTAGGCCATGATCAGTACCCTTGGCCTCTCCCGGAACTGCTGAGCAAACTGAGGAAAGCAATAAGAACGATCGACGATGAGTACATAAGAGAAACGGAGAGGGAAGATCGTTACTTGAGTGATCTTGGTAAATTATGCAACTTGGTTTCAGAGGGAGGGGCGGAGGTGTTTCTTTTCAGTAGTTGGTGTAGGTTTCCCATGTACGAGGTGGACTTCGGGTGGGGGAAGCCTGTTTGGGTGTGCACCACTGCATTCCCAATGAACCATCTTGTGATTCTGATGAGTACAAGAGATGGGGATGGGATTGAAGCATGGATCAACTTGCTTCCGGATCAGCTTCAATCACTTGAAAACCAATTCAAACTGATTGGTACCACCACAAATTACCCAGGAAATGAAGTACTCTGA